The following proteins are co-located in the Streptomyces sp. DT2A-34 genome:
- the sucB gene encoding 2-oxoglutarate dehydrogenase, E2 component, dihydrolipoamide succinyltransferase produces MAVSVTLPALGESVTEGTVTRWLKAEGERVEADEPLLEVSTDKVDTEIPSPAAGVLASIKVAEDETVEVGAELAVIDDGTGAPAAAPAPAAEEVAPPAPEPAPAAQPSTEQAAPAPAPTPEAAAGAGSAEGTDVVLPALGESVTEGTVTRWLKSVGDSVEADEPLLEVSTDKVDTEIPAPASGTLLEIVVGEDETAEVGAKLAVIGVAGAAPAAAPAPAAPAPAAAAPAAPAAPAAPAAPAAPAPAPAAPAPAAPAAPAPAAPAAPAAAAPAPAQPAAPAPAPAAPAPVTPAPVTPAPAAPAAAQATDEGAYVTPLVRKLAAENGVDLATVKGTGVGGRIRKQDVVAAAEAAKAAAAAPAPAAAAAPAAKKAPSLEASPLRGQTVKMPRIRKVIGDNMVKALHEQAQLSSVVEVDVTRLMKLRGRAKDAFAAREGVKLSPMPFFVKAAAQALKAHAPINAKINEAEGTITYFDTENIGIAVDSEKGLMTPVIKHAGDLNIAGIAKATAELAGKVRANKITPDELSGATFTISNTGSRGALFDTIIVPPGQVAILGIGATVKRPAVIETEEGTVIGVRDMTYLTLSYDHRLVDGADAARYLTAVKAILEAGEFEVELGL; encoded by the coding sequence ATGGCGGTTTCCGTAACCCTTCCGGCGCTCGGCGAGAGCGTCACCGAGGGCACTGTCACCCGCTGGCTGAAGGCCGAGGGTGAGCGCGTCGAGGCCGACGAGCCGCTGCTCGAGGTCTCCACCGACAAGGTCGACACCGAGATCCCCTCCCCCGCCGCCGGCGTCCTGGCCTCCATCAAGGTCGCCGAGGACGAGACGGTCGAGGTCGGCGCCGAGCTGGCCGTGATCGACGACGGCACGGGCGCGCCCGCTGCCGCCCCGGCACCCGCCGCCGAGGAGGTCGCCCCGCCGGCTCCCGAGCCGGCCCCGGCCGCCCAGCCGTCCACCGAGCAGGCCGCCCCGGCTCCGGCGCCCACCCCCGAGGCCGCTGCCGGTGCCGGCTCCGCCGAGGGCACGGACGTGGTCCTGCCCGCACTTGGCGAGTCCGTCACCGAGGGCACCGTCACCCGCTGGCTGAAGTCGGTCGGTGACAGCGTCGAGGCCGACGAGCCGCTGCTGGAGGTGTCGACGGACAAGGTCGACACCGAGATCCCCGCCCCCGCCTCCGGCACGCTGCTGGAGATCGTGGTCGGCGAGGACGAGACCGCCGAGGTCGGCGCCAAGCTGGCCGTCATCGGCGTCGCGGGTGCCGCTCCGGCGGCCGCCCCGGCCCCGGCTGCCCCGGCTCCCGCCGCCGCTGCCCCGGCCGCCCCTGCGGCTCCGGCTGCCCCCGCGGCTCCGGCCGCTCCGGCGCCCGCTCCGGCCGCGCCCGCCCCTGCCGCTCCGGCCGCGCCCGCCCCTGCCGCTCCGGCCGCGCCCGCCGCTGCCGCCCCGGCTCCGGCCCAGCCCGCGGCCCCGGCCCCCGCGCCGGCCGCGCCGGCTCCGGTCACCCCGGCTCCGGTCACCCCGGCTCCGGCCGCGCCGGCCGCCGCCCAGGCGACCGACGAGGGCGCCTACGTCACCCCGCTGGTGCGCAAGCTCGCCGCCGAGAACGGCGTCGACCTGGCCACCGTCAAGGGCACCGGCGTCGGCGGCCGTATCCGCAAGCAGGACGTCGTCGCCGCCGCCGAGGCCGCGAAGGCCGCCGCCGCTGCTCCGGCTCCGGCCGCTGCCGCTGCCCCGGCCGCCAAGAAGGCGCCCTCCCTGGAGGCCTCCCCCCTCCGTGGCCAGACCGTCAAGATGCCGCGCATCCGCAAGGTCATCGGCGACAACATGGTCAAGGCGCTGCACGAGCAGGCCCAGCTGTCGTCGGTCGTCGAGGTCGACGTCACCCGCCTGATGAAGCTGCGCGGCCGTGCCAAGGACGCGTTCGCGGCCCGTGAGGGCGTCAAGCTCTCCCCGATGCCGTTCTTCGTCAAGGCCGCGGCCCAGGCGCTGAAGGCCCACGCGCCCATCAACGCCAAGATCAACGAGGCCGAGGGCACGATCACCTACTTCGACACCGAGAACATCGGTATCGCGGTGGACTCCGAGAAGGGCCTGATGACCCCGGTCATCAAGCACGCGGGCGACCTCAACATCGCCGGTATCGCCAAGGCCACCGCCGAGCTCGCGGGCAAGGTCCGGGCCAACAAGATCACCCCGGACGAGCTGTCCGGCGCGACCTTCACCATCTCCAACACCGGTTCGCGCGGTGCGCTCTTCGACACGATCATCGTGCCGCCGGGCCAGGTCGCGATCCTCGGCATCGGCGCCACGGTCAAGCGCCCGGCCGTCATCGAGACGGAGGAGGGCACGGTCATCGGCGTCCGCGACATGACGTACCTGACCCTGTCCTACGACCACCGCCTGGTGGACGGCGCCGACGCGGCCCGTTACCTGACGGCGGTCAAGGCGATCCTGGAGGCGGGCGAGTTCGAGGTCGAGCTCGGCCTGTAA
- a CDS encoding GntR family transcriptional regulator, whose amino-acid sequence MTAPVIHSLREQIREHILEGIISGRWQPGERIVERRIATELEVSQTPVREALRELESLRLIESAPNKGVRVRSLTAADLEESYPVRAGLEAIAAELAADRLAEDCSALEPHVSALYEADRKADGTAQVRHTVAFHREMVRAAGNSVLLHTWEGLGIEVFTALSIRWLGTVQQSYAEEHEELVAAFQRRDPRIAELVKAHVLGCAPRHEGE is encoded by the coding sequence ATGACCGCCCCCGTCATCCACTCGCTGCGCGAACAGATCCGCGAGCACATCCTGGAGGGGATCATCAGCGGGCGCTGGCAGCCGGGCGAGCGGATCGTGGAGCGACGTATCGCCACCGAGCTGGAGGTCAGCCAGACGCCGGTACGCGAGGCCCTGCGCGAGCTGGAGTCGCTGCGGCTGATCGAGTCCGCGCCCAACAAGGGCGTACGCGTACGGAGTCTGACCGCGGCCGATCTGGAAGAGAGCTACCCGGTCCGGGCCGGCCTGGAGGCCATCGCCGCGGAACTGGCCGCCGACCGCCTCGCAGAGGACTGCTCCGCTCTGGAGCCGCACGTCAGCGCCCTGTACGAGGCCGACCGCAAGGCCGACGGCACGGCCCAGGTGCGGCACACGGTCGCCTTCCACCGCGAGATGGTGCGGGCGGCGGGCAACTCCGTGCTGCTGCACACCTGGGAGGGCCTCGGCATCGAGGTGTTCACGGCCCTGTCCATCCGGTGGCTGGGGACGGTGCAGCAGTCGTACGCGGAGGAGCACGAGGAGCTGGTGGCCGCGTTCCAGCGCCGGGATCCCCGGATCGCCGAGCTCGTCAAGGCCCATGTGCTCGGGTGCGCGCCTCGGCACGAGGGCGAGTAG